One genomic window of Quercus lobata isolate SW786 chromosome 9, ValleyOak3.0 Primary Assembly, whole genome shotgun sequence includes the following:
- the LOC115961621 gene encoding metal transporter Nramp5-like → KSLAANLGVSTGKHLSELCKFEYPEYMKYCLWLLAKVAVIAADIPEVIGTAFALNILFHMLVWTRVLITGLSTLLLLGLQRYEIFKIIFCFWVVGLIWSDYGGLCVAVVEGGGGGAAC, encoded by the exons AAATCGCTAGCTGCAAATCTTGGTGTGAGCACCG GAAAACACCTTTCAGAATTATGTAAGTTTGAGTACCCAGAATATATGAAGTATTGCCTATGGTTGCTAGCCAAGGTTGCTGTCATAGCCGCTGACATACCCGAAg TGATTGGGACAGCCTTTGCACTAAATATACTATTTCACATGCTAGTTTGGACCAGAGTTCTCATCACTGGTTTAAGCACTCTCTTACTTCTTGGCCTGCAGAGATACGAG atcttcaaaatcattttttgcttttgggttgtgggtttgataTGGTCTGATTATGGTGGTTTGTGTGTTGCGGTTGTtgagggtggtggtggtggtgctgcCTGCTGA